One window of Alkalispirochaeta americana genomic DNA carries:
- the flgD gene encoding flagellar hook assembly protein FlgD, producing MNISMTMDATDKSRVQSQANAFNQALSGAKGSGQELGRDDFLKILLTQLQNQDPTNPMEDKEFIAQMAQFSALEQMTNVATGFRELNESLMADRAVHVLGKTVEISQGAQTTRGTVSAVTQGGVPQVTVNNQTYDYSEIQRILQ from the coding sequence ATGAATATTTCAATGACGATGGATGCAACCGACAAGTCTCGGGTTCAGTCCCAGGCAAACGCCTTCAACCAGGCTCTCTCCGGGGCGAAGGGATCGGGCCAGGAGCTTGGACGAGACGATTTTCTGAAAATTCTTCTTACCCAACTCCAGAACCAGGATCCCACGAATCCCATGGAGGACAAGGAGTTTATTGCCCAGATGGCCCAATTTTCTGCCCTTGAGCAGATGACCAACGTGGCGACGGGATTCCGGGAGTTGAATGAGAGCCTTATGGCTGACCGGGCTGTGCATGTTTTGGGTAAAACCGTGGAGATAAGCCAGGGAGCTCAGACGACACGCGGAACCGTTTCGGCGGTCACCCAGGGGGGCGTCCCCCAGGTTACGGTGAATAATCAGACCTACGATTATTCCGAGATCCAGAGGATCTTGCAATGA
- the flgE gene encoding flagellar hook protein FlgE has product MMRSLYSGVSGLQNHQTRMDVIGNNISNVNTTGFKRGRVNFQDMISQMMQGPARPGERVGGVNPQQVGLGMQVATIDTLHTQGSLQTTGVKSDLAIQGEGFFMLRAGDENYYTRAGAFGLDAQGNLVNPASGMRVQGWQAQTVDGQTMVNTSARVEDLVIPVGSKDPAQATSQVFLASNLNKNTPLIPEDATDAQILDGTWTAEYDIYDSFGNTHTLRIDFTRNPDAENQWIATTTLGPEGDEVIPQQLSVGGVDSVDGATFIIEFSNDGTLQSVQNAEGGLMNDDDLGVQVTFEVPRSSIPLDPETGLPVDEVQLQTFDLNLGRAGAFVDSMTQYASESSTKVFNQNGFTMGYLEDYRIDQSGIITGIYSNGNNRSLGQVALASFTNPGGLEKTGETNFQVSINSGLPDIAPVGVAGKGTVIAGALEMSNVDLSEQFTDMIVTQRGFQANSKTIQTADQLLQEVLTLKR; this is encoded by the coding sequence ATGATGCGATCATTGTATTCAGGCGTTTCGGGCCTGCAAAATCATCAGACGCGAATGGATGTGATTGGAAACAACATATCCAACGTAAACACCACGGGGTTCAAACGCGGAAGGGTCAACTTTCAGGACATGATCTCCCAGATGATGCAGGGGCCCGCCCGGCCGGGAGAGCGAGTGGGAGGCGTCAACCCCCAGCAGGTAGGGCTTGGCATGCAGGTGGCTACCATCGATACCCTCCATACCCAGGGATCGCTCCAGACCACGGGAGTCAAGAGTGATCTGGCCATCCAGGGAGAGGGCTTCTTCATGCTTCGTGCCGGCGACGAAAACTACTACACCCGGGCCGGGGCCTTCGGGCTCGATGCCCAGGGTAACCTGGTGAACCCCGCCAGCGGAATGCGGGTCCAGGGCTGGCAGGCCCAGACGGTAGACGGCCAGACCATGGTGAACACCTCGGCCCGCGTGGAGGATCTGGTGATTCCCGTGGGGAGCAAGGACCCGGCCCAGGCAACCTCCCAGGTCTTTCTGGCCTCAAACCTGAACAAGAACACCCCCTTGATTCCCGAAGATGCAACGGATGCCCAGATTCTTGATGGAACCTGGACCGCCGAGTACGACATTTACGATTCCTTCGGCAATACCCACACCCTGCGGATCGACTTCACCCGAAACCCCGATGCAGAGAATCAGTGGATCGCCACGACAACCCTGGGGCCGGAAGGCGACGAGGTTATCCCCCAGCAGCTCTCGGTGGGCGGTGTCGATAGCGTTGATGGAGCAACTTTTATTATCGAGTTTTCCAACGACGGAACGTTGCAGTCGGTGCAGAACGCCGAGGGCGGGCTCATGAACGACGATGATCTGGGAGTCCAGGTGACCTTCGAGGTTCCGCGCAGCAGCATCCCCCTGGATCCCGAGACGGGCCTCCCTGTGGATGAGGTGCAGCTTCAGACCTTTGACCTCAACTTGGGCAGGGCCGGGGCTTTCGTGGACAGTATGACCCAGTACGCTTCGGAAAGCTCTACCAAGGTATTTAACCAGAATGGCTTCACCATGGGCTACCTGGAAGATTACCGGATCGATCAGAGCGGGATCATCACCGGAATTTATTCCAACGGGAACAACCGCTCCCTGGGTCAGGTGGCCCTGGCATCCTTCACCAACCCCGGAGGGCTGGAGAAGACGGGAGAGACCAACTTCCAGGTTTCCATAAACAGCGGGCTTCCCGATATTGCTCCTGTGGGAGTTGCAGGAAAGGGAACGGTTATCGCGGGCGCTCTGGAGATGAGCAACGTGGACCTTTCGGAGCAGTTTACCGATATGATCGTTACCCAGCGGGGGTTTCAGGCGAACAGCAAGACTATCCAGACAGCAGACCAGTTGCTGCAGGAAGTCTTAACACTGAAGCGGTAA
- a CDS encoding flagellar FlbD family protein encodes MIELTRLDGRVFHVNPHHIEYVELNPDTTLVMLSGKRLVVSEDYQTLFRRIVEYRRMIGLFKNEE; translated from the coding sequence ATGATTGAACTGACACGACTGGACGGGCGGGTATTTCACGTAAATCCTCATCACATTGAGTACGTGGAACTGAATCCCGATACCACCCTCGTCATGCTTTCCGGAAAGCGTCTGGTTGTGAGTGAAGACTACCAGACGCTCTTTCGCCGCATTGTCGAGTACCGGCGCATGATCGGTCTGTTCAAGAACGAGGAGTAG